From Quercus lobata isolate SW786 chromosome 11, ValleyOak3.0 Primary Assembly, whole genome shotgun sequence:
CCTTCCGGTGCTTCCCAatagcaccaaaatctcacttaaTACTTAGAAAGGGTGTAGTAAGTTTTTGGGCTaacaacctctcaaggatttagagatggagagataggagttgaggaaaatcacaaggaaatgtgtagatgattgtaggtataacaatctctaactctcaagtgtatttgttaggattttctctttgaaaagcaCTATCTATAATTCGTTGGTAATGAGGGTatttatagtgtgggtaaataatttggtaaaacaattttactttttgtcaaACAGAATGTTTCACGAGATTGCTCTTCTCGCGAAACACTTGCAAATTTGACAGCCTAACGTGACTCTTTAGCTTCTAGTTATATGCTTCACATGTGGCCTTTTTGCGGGTTGCTTAATTCTCACGACCTACTCGGAAGTTAGTCACGAACTGCACTGATTCATcttttgaagcttgattcttcaccgatctctcactcatcccttacaaataaacccacatacatacagggaaaatgattgaagaaattacaatcaaatttggcacgtaattaaagccaacacaagctagatggaaatcacaactttacaactATGTTCATATACACCTGTGACATGGTTTTTCTCCTCTTTAAGTGACTGACTTTGCCATTGGAAGCCCTTTGGCTGGCACTGCCCCAATGTCCTAatccttttctccttttttcttcctttgtaGGTCAGCTCACAAGTCGTTGAAGGTCCACCAACTTGGACGAGGGATCAACTGAGATTTCTAGTTTCATCACCAACTGTTCCAAAATGACTAAATTTGAGACTTAAGCCTAAGTTGTCTTCACTATATTTGATTCAAAGTAAACTAAATTGGTTCAAAGTAAATTATTCCTAAATTAGTTAGGTTGAAATGACTTGATTAGAAATAAACCTAGGTGAACTCAATTGGAGTGAAGTGCATCTTCTCAAAGTCAACTAGATTGAAGTAAATCAGCTCGAAGTAAATCATGATCACAGTAAGAACAGCAAATTAAAGTCTTAAGTCCTTATTCTAACTCCAAATTGATTCAAAGTAAGCAAAAATCCTGACCAAACACAAAGAAACACTTAATAATGCTTCAAACTTAACCAATACTTGGTCAAATAAGATTGTAACTACAATGGAAGTGACTCACAATCTTTTGCAAATTTCTAAGAACTACCAAGTATCCTAAGAAAATGAGTACAAATTATCTCAGAATTGTTGTTTGATGTTATTCACAATCTTCAACGATTATGCCTAATTCCTCTTTCCACATGTTGATTCCTGGTTGATTTCCACTACCATATGTCCCATGCCTATGGGGCTTGGTAATCTCTTGTAACTGCCTAGAGGTAATTGTTCCCATATGGCTTGTGATTATTCGATACATTTCTTAATTTCTGAATGTTTTTGTAACCACTTGAGATAACCACCTATAACTCCGTGGCACTGACTTTGTCTTTAAAatacaataatttattaaataatgcaCTTAAATACTTTAATGAAAACCTCAAGTTTTTATTGGGTATGAGAAAATAACCTTAACCTGATGACTCAATCAAATCCAAGTTGATCGCCATTCATGGCAATTGGCAAACCATATGGTCAAGCTGTCGTTTTTTTATCCATCGATGACGAGTTTTGTTCTTCAACACTTGATATGATTAGGTCAAGTATGAGTTGAGTACAAACCCAACTCGATCCGACTTGTGGACAACCCTAGTTTATAACTTATATAAATAATcgttttgtaatatatattttgccaTTTGAATATGCTCTTAGTAATCTTAGATGTTGGAGCATCTAATATAGTTGATACATTCTTTGTCTAAATATTATTTATGAACGcataataacaaaatcttttACACATTTACATATAATATATGGCCAACGAAGAAAAACAGCTTAGTTGTTAATGATGATAACAAAATTGATTGGAAGGATCTAGAGTTATAAGtaattgcatatatatatagtaggatttgatatatatatatattcccaagAATCTTAATTAATTcttaatcaaacaaaacacaGAAATAATTATATTCTTAGACATCTAGATTCTCAGGAATTTGGATACTGAGCAGGTATGTAGATTATCCAAACCAAACACTACCTGAAAAAGTCCAATCTTTAAAACACACGAGAGTTTTCAGTGAAATATTAATATACGATGATTAATATTAACTAAAAATTCTCTAAATTTATGCacattttaccatttttaatgatataaaaaattatccaaaacagGAAATATGTAAAAGATAGGAATATGAACCATCCTTCTAAAAACTAGGACACTACTAATGCAAACAATGCATTTAAATACAACTCaaataccaataaaaaaaaatgaaaacccacTTCCCATAAACTTATGGCCGAAATAACAATACTCTTccctatataataaaaagaaagaagaattaaaaaaaaaccgtaCTCTTAAAAACTAGGACAGCACTAACTACTAAGGTTAACAATATAATCCAAATACAACTCAATACTAACAATATATACtaccccctcaaaaaaaaaaaaaaaaacaatatatactaagaaaaaaaaatacttctctctctctatatatatagagttGGGTTTAAGTTAAACCTGGTGTAattctaagcaatgttacactatccaataacttgttattgaattaatattttgaaagtcCAATTGTagaattatatgttctatatattcttaatatgaatgccaattttcaaatcaatcagttgttatttaccatttgatccatatactcatattttatgtattattttaaactataaaaatttgaattttaataattgattgatgacatgactattaatttttgattatcttgaaattttgcaagtatggagaatatacaaaaataatgtaatctaacggtggatttgtcaatattcgcaattaattaaaaaatattgagttgtgtaatattgtttagagttacaccagatataacttgaacccaacccatatatatatactcctAAAGTTTGagagtatttggattttacaccctgaaatttcaattttgaattttataccctaacattttagaatttgaatttacctCTAAAGTTTGgagatgtttggattttatatcttaaaattctgaaatttcgaggtgtaaaattcaaacacccctAAACTTAAGGGAGTGAAATCCAAACacctcaaaaaaattttggaggtaaaatccaaattataaaatgtcaggatgtaaaatccaaacaacccctaACTTCAggaaataaaatccaaattttgaaatttcaggatataaaatctaaacatcctCAAACTTTAAgagtgtaatttgtaatttatttttgatacaGGACTTTTGTCAGCCAacttctaaaatatttttctcaatttaaaaacaaaaatgctgGGTCCTGCACATAAATTCTAGTTTAGCAAACTGATTTAAACGACCCCAATTAGGAAAAAAGGTTTGTTCTCGAAGTTTTACTGTGCAAAACTATTTGTAGAAAACAACCTCCAGCTGTTTTTTTTATCTCGCCTTTTGTTTTGAgcgttatttttataaataaataatcatatataagtTTCGAAACATTATCCAATTTTATTCACACAcctatctcttctttctttgactCTCTTTCTGGCCCAACAGTCACGGTTTCTATTTTGCGTTGATTGCTGGTCAATAGTAACTTTCTGGGTTGACATTGTTATGGGTTGCGATGGATTGTTGCTTTGGTGGTAGTGGGTTTTCTTTGTCAGTTGCAGTGGATTGTTATGGGCTGTGGACTCGTGGTGGATGTTATTGGGTTTCAGAGGATTGTTGCTTGGGTAAGAGTGGGCTTTTTTTATGGGTCAATATTGGATTTTTGTGGGTCATAGTGGATGTTTTTGAGTCTAGGGTCTTGGTTACCATTGATGTGGGCATGGGTTGGAGACTGGAGATTGATGGGTTTGCTTTCTTGCTAGACAATATAAATTACATATTTCTTTATAACCTTAATATacaaatcaaatttcattcaaaacaaatgttatttattatttgatacataaacttattttttatttataattttaaattaaaaaaatttgaaatttaaatatttgattaataacataacataactaatgatttttgatcttttagaaatttttggatcataaaatatttaagaagaaaatataatctaatggtcgatttgtcaaaatttacattaaaaaaaaatgtaatgagTGAGTCTATTTATAAGTTCAATCGATCTGGTGGCTTTGGGTTATGGCTAGTCCATATATGATTCTTTCGTCTTCTCCTGCGCATGTTTCTGACCTAATATATGTTCCAATACATTTTATCCCATTAATCTCCAcacttcaaaataataaaagagttccctcattttcaatgtgggatGACACATTTtactaagggtatgtttggtacactgaatgtagATTACATTAGGAATAGTGATCTTTATTACTGGGAATAAAAGACATTGTAATGGAGTAACTATTACAATCCATAAGTTTGCTTATTACATATAGAAAGCTTGTAAAAGATGATGTATAAGAAAActttaggttatgtttggtaacaatttttgttttctattttcaaagacttgttttttagaataaaaaaaaaacaattttcttgtatttttgaaataaaaaacatgttttgttagttaaaattaaaaaaaaaaaaaagttttttgaagaaaaaatagaaaatactaaaatatgttgttattaggatttgaaatttaatactaactcattaaatgagatagactcattaaattaaatgtatattttcattaacttttgaaaattagaaactgaaaacagtcttttgcatgttttcagttttcttcataaattgagttttgagaacagtttttgttttctgtctattttgaGTTGCTAcataagttttttagtttcaaaaatagaaaattgtttttgaaaacaaaaaataagaaaaaaaatagttaccaaacatacccttatattttggaaatatattaattttaaaagctATTATATacactaaggaatagctattacattCATTTTAAAGAAGAATGACTATTCTTCAATGTaaagaatagttttttttttttttatattaaaatttaaagaatagttattccaatataataattaatttatgtaaTAAAGATGCAACCAGATGACCCAATTTCTATTATACATGAATAACTATTTCATTACAAGAGCTATTACAGTATATCAAACGTATCATAACTCTTTATCTTCCATATTAACTCTCTCATCTTTATATTTAAGTtgccaattttatttattttaattatgagcccgaatttggtaaggatggggtgtaaaacccatattttatatatttctttaagAGATTACCATATCagctttttatttaaaattcaatatattttaccacacctaataacatttcaataaacttctaattgggttggattttttgaTGGGTGTTAGAATTAATTGGATGCGGTTGTGTCTATTCTTTAGCATGTGATATAATGATGTGAAATGTTGGAATTAGATGGTATAAAACTTAAGAtttacaccacatccttatagaatttaatttctttaattatttaatattaaaatactacAACAGGATCCAAGATTTGATCATATCAGAATTACCTTAGCAATAgaaattttaaagtaatgtGTTGCCCCACTATCTGCTAAGAAAGGGAGATTTACAAGATGAGGAAATATTATTGATAGGAGCACTTACGTTGGATGCTCTGGTAAATTAGGAACATACTTTGTTTTGACAGAGCTGGAGTGGACACAAAAGGACTAGTGAAATATATTAACAAGAGGTATTGTAGTTTTGTGGAAGGTTTAAAGTTGACACTGATGGTTGGGTAATACTAAGGGTACATTTGATATACAAGATGATAATTACATTAGCGATAGGAATATGTTTTGTCGgtaatagaaaatgttttttattcatatattcagttataaaattcaaacaactCCACTTTaactctattttattattttattgaatgtgaattttgataaatttaccattaaattatatttttctttttatattttctacgcttgaaaatttatagaagatcaaatatcaataactatatcatctataaaatatttaatattcaagtttttgtagtataaaattatacataaaaaataattttatggattaaatagtaaataacatctgattgacacaatttttttttacactttaaGAACATAAGGAGTATGCAGTCTAatggtaaaattttcaaattatgtcATTATGTCAAGTTTTTTAGTGGGATTTATAACCATTAGCCAGCCAAACTTTGTCTCTTCtccaagcattttttttttttttttttagtattatttctTATAAACATTTATCACATTGAACAGAAGCTGTGGATTTCCTTCATAGTAATTTCTTCGTTCTACATTAGGAAGGCTCGAGGAAAACAAAAtgtctatatatttatttgactAGTTCTAAAACCTGATAcacatgtataaaaataatacgAAAAGGGcaaaatcaaagagaaagaaattgatTATGATTGTTAAAGAAAACGATTACATACAGTTTAAAATGACTGTTTCTGTCTTTCACTTGATTTTTCTAAATATTGAAGCCTCAGATGCTTACACAAGGGACTTGGATTCAACAAAGCAAGAGTGCAATTGGCGTtggaatttattattattcgGAAGGTTTAGCTGAAAGTTTTGGGTGCATACTGCATAGACTTCATTGATGAATTGGCAAGAACCAAGCTTTGGATTTTGGTTCCAGCGGAAAACCCAAATATGATATAGCATGGGACAGGACTCTTAAACTTGGgcttaaaccaaaaaataaatagttgaataacatgaaaaataaggaaacctTCCTCCTACCTCCCCACTAGTGATGATCGAGGTTGGATCAAAGGTGTCTCGATCGAACTCCGTCTTGTTTCTCCTTTTGGGTGGGAAAAACCTAAGTGGAGTGGGAGAGGGGTGGGTTagaggtattattatttttatatatttctaatgAGATGGTTTCAATAATAATGAGatagaacaaaagaaaaaggtgaaGAACAATCGTAAAGTGCTAAAAAAGATACCTTGTTAGGCATGACAAAATGATCCCCACCCTATGAGTCAGTTGGGTTGGTTATAGAATATCATGGGATGGGTTGAGTATGAGATTTCTCAACTCAAGGAGGTCGGGTTTGgtctataaatatatagaatCCAACCTAACTCAACCTATTTACACCCTAAGTAATGTTATATAAAAGCTATtttaaaattagagaaaattacaatttactattttgttgTTTGACCCTATCATGATTAGTcataaatgtgtgtgtgtgtgtgtgtgtacattgataatttgatagttggggaTAGGGCTGTCCACGATTCGGGTCAGATTGGTTTTAGGTTCAAGACGCATCCGACTTAAACTGATCGGGTGTAGCCATCATCAACCCATCGTCGACCAGAAGGAGAATTGAATTGGGTCGGTTGGAGCTTCAACAGATGTCGAGCATATCGGTCGGGGTTGAGGATCTGGAAAACAACAATAATCCCACgagaaaagatgaaaaatggccaaaatccggtgagaaaaaaattgcaaaacagCCTAAATCCAATGAGATCTCGCTAAATCTAGCGAGATCTCGGCCATTTTCGGCAAGATCTCGGCTAGATCTTCCCCAAAAAATCCCAATTTCGCCGAAAAACACAACTGGCTTGGTCGATTCGGGTTTCTTGGATTTGAGAGGAGATTCGATACCCGACTCGCCGATCTCGGTTTTTGGAGAACGAAATCCGTTGCCGACTACCGGAGCAATCGATTTGGTCGACGGTGGTAGGTGGGTCGAGTCTGATGGGTCCTTGGACAGCCCTAGTTGGGGAAGAGTGAATTTGAACCGTGGACATGTTTGTTAGAAATACCAGGAGatgttaattgaattacaagactcttgacacTATAGAGGTCATAAACCATATTAAAGTTTTGTAAATCATATAATGTGTAATAAAGTTGTGTTTTAGAAGCCATGTTTGTTCCAAGTGAATACCCTATGTACTTGTCATAGAATTGattttaataatagttttaataaattttttattaacaatggtaaaaattaaatgagTTGTATAGAATTTTATTGAACTGGGAACCATGTTTTATGTTTATCACAttatcttaatttaaaaaaaaaaaaattatctcaattacaaaaagaaattaatataataattttttttttctattttattcttaatgatcaaaatagaatttctctGATTTTCTCAACGTTCTCGTTCGATATTATAACTATAGTTTTCacttattatatatgtatatgagaaggaaaagaaaggaattagATTCTCAACAAAAATTGGAGgacaattgaaaaaacaaaagaagcatGGAAATAGAGTACTCTGTACTGACTTGACGGTCAAGCGAAGAAGAAGATGAGTTGCATCGcaatgttaaaaaatttaaggaaagCAACGGTGCAAGAAGCTTCTTGCAGCCTAGGAGTCTTGTCAGCTACAAGGATTGCCTCGTGGGAGACATCCCTTGATGGAACTTTTGAGAAAGCATTCAAGTTTGACAGAGCATGGGAGGAAGAATATGTGTCTGATGCTGATATGGAGCCTTTGATAGAAGGTATGGCTAAGGTAAGACTCTCCTAGGAAACTAAGTCTCGCATCAGAGCACCATGGTCCAAGGCTTTGATGGTGAAAGTGTATGGTAGGTCAGTTGGTTTTCACtatctcattttcaaaatcaatgcTTTATGGAAATCGTTGGAGAAGATGGATTGTGTAAACTTAGGTAGAGGTTTTTTCTTGAGCAGATTTAGTAGTTTTAATGATTATGACAAAGTGCTCCGTGGGGGACCATGGTTCATTGAGGGGCATTTTCTTGCAATCAAACCATGGGAACCATATTTTAAAGCTTCCGAGGCCAAACTAACTTCAATTACGGTATGGGTGAGGCTTCTTGAGTTgccaattgaattttttaatacatCCGTGCTTAAGGAGATTGGGAGTGTCATTGGGCCGGTACTTAGGATAGATTCTTACATAGCTTCTGAAACTAGAGGTGGTTATGTGAGGCTGTTTGTTCAGATAGACTTGGAGAAGCCACTCATAAATTCAATCCGGGTGGGGAGACTGGTGCAAAGAGTTTTGTACGAAGACATTTCCTCCTTATGCTTTTGCTATGGAAGAATTAGGCATAAACAGGAAAACTGTAGCTATTATGTGAAGCAGCTTGTTAAGGAGGGCGATGGACAAGTTACTCCAAAAGCTAATGAAACTAGGGAGGGGAGGCTCAATCCGATCCCAAGTATGGGCCATGGATGGTAGTTACGAGGAGAAAGAGTGCCAATAGAATTGGTAGAACTAGTGGGCCAACTAAAACCAACCAAGTAGCTCAGACAAAAATGAAGGGCAGTTCGAACATTTCCCAGACACATGCCTTAGAGACAGTAGGTGAAAATCTTGATAAGTCAAATCGCAGTGATTCAGCTGATTCAAGAACTGAAATCACATGTGTTGTAGCAGCCCAAAACCCGCAACAGATCCTCGAGATGGAGAACAAATGCGTGATGGAGGAGTGCAAAGATATTTCAAATAAGGATAGTCAGCAGGGCTCGTggccatggttttaaaaaccagtaTGGTGAAAGAACCGAAAAATGGACTGATTATCAGTTTTTTGGTCGGAACGGGGTCAGACCGGTGGTCAAACCGGTAAcgtaataaataatttaattaataattttaaaataatgaaaattaaaaaatatatatatattacgtTTTTTAACTAAGAATATTCAagttaaacatatatataaaatttaaaaaataatgtgagtttagtttttgtgtattaaatttaggaaataaaaataacaaaatccatagtccatatataaaattttataacaatgaagaatcaaattagcaatgtataatatatatttattattattatatatttaatacttatatatatatatatatatatacacacatactaAGTACTGACATGACatgacccttttttttctttttaaccttTCCCTTACCTTTATTGAGTTGCCCTGTAAAATTGCTCCTtgaatatacacacacatacatactaAGTATTGACATGACATGACCCATTTCTTTTTAACCTTTCCCTTACCTGAGTTGTCTTGTAAAATTGCTCCTTTCAAGGAC
This genomic window contains:
- the LOC115968473 gene encoding uncharacterized protein LOC115968473, which gives rise to MLKNLRKATVQEASCSLGVLSATRIASWETSLDGTFEKAFKFDRAWEEEYVSDADMEPLIEGMAKMDCVNLGRGFFLSRFSSFNDYDKVLRGGPWFIEGHFLAIKPWEPYFKASEAKLTSITVWVRLLELPIEFFNTSVLKEIGSVIGPVLRIDSYIASETRGGYVRLFVQIDLEKPLINSIRVGRLVQRVLYEDISSLCFCYGRIRHKQENCSYYVKQLVKEGDGQVTPKANETREGRLNPIPSMGHGW